The following proteins come from a genomic window of Micromonospora echinofusca:
- a CDS encoding AfsR/SARP family transcriptional regulator, with translation MPIPRQAPPARLRFRLMGPVEFHDGVQWRGIGSAKQRALLAMLLLKADQVVSLEQLVAELWDDHPPASASGLVAGYAWRLRRALDDRDGQVLTTRSPGYRLVVAPEMIDIGECERLIRQAHADLAAGLPKAAVEGFDAALALWRGVPLADVRPTPLVMAEVARLEETRIATVEARIGAELELGRHSMLLPELKVLVSQHPLRERLHAHLMTALYRDGQQAVALGAYRDLRRLLVDELGIEPSQSLRELEQRILRNDPSLRLHRPEARPPARVTTSSPPASRFPADPVILHGRGAELARLVSGVRSGRLGVVQGLAGAGKTALAVRAAHELAAEYPGGSVFVPMGGGTSDGPAEAARAVRVLAEALGASPTSDHPVSGWSTLPPGRRVLVVLDDVATAAQVRVLGPVPAGSALIVTSRSGMTTLDGAARVSVGALDTEDALDVLRYHLGSERVDAEPEAARTLVQRCDALPLALRIAAARLATRQNWSLAAFAARLADPAGRLDALACESMTMRDCLAGAVRVLSRYGDGDGDGLALRALSLLSRLDRGTVSVSNLAALSGQPPVAAEVAAERLVDAGLAEALPDGRYRIPELVRAHVRELGRSPECDQVVALNARLPTTTARPQR, from the coding sequence ATGCCCATCCCGCGGCAAGCACCACCCGCCCGCCTGCGTTTCCGGTTGATGGGGCCGGTGGAGTTCCACGACGGTGTCCAGTGGCGGGGGATCGGTTCGGCGAAACAACGCGCCCTGCTGGCGATGCTGCTGCTCAAGGCCGACCAGGTGGTCTCGCTCGAACAACTGGTCGCCGAACTCTGGGACGACCACCCGCCGGCCTCGGCCAGCGGCCTCGTCGCCGGATACGCGTGGCGGCTGCGCCGCGCCCTCGACGACCGCGACGGTCAGGTCCTGACCACCCGCAGCCCCGGCTACCGGCTGGTGGTCGCCCCGGAGATGATCGACATCGGCGAGTGCGAGCGGCTGATCCGGCAGGCCCACGCCGATCTCGCGGCCGGCCTGCCGAAGGCCGCCGTCGAGGGGTTCGACGCGGCGCTGGCGCTGTGGCGCGGCGTCCCGCTGGCCGACGTCCGGCCGACCCCGCTGGTGATGGCCGAGGTGGCCCGACTGGAGGAGACCCGGATCGCGACGGTCGAGGCGCGCATCGGCGCCGAGCTGGAGCTGGGCCGGCACAGCATGCTGCTGCCGGAACTGAAGGTGCTCGTCAGCCAGCACCCCCTGCGGGAGCGCCTGCACGCCCACCTGATGACCGCCCTCTACCGCGACGGGCAGCAGGCGGTCGCCCTGGGCGCGTACCGGGACCTGCGGCGGCTGCTGGTCGACGAGTTGGGCATCGAACCGAGCCAGTCGCTGCGGGAGCTGGAACAGCGGATCCTGCGCAACGACCCGTCGCTGCGGCTGCACCGCCCCGAGGCCCGTCCACCCGCCCGGGTCACCACGTCGAGTCCGCCAGCCTCCCGGTTCCCCGCCGACCCGGTGATCCTGCACGGGCGGGGCGCCGAGCTAGCGCGGCTGGTTAGCGGGGTGCGGTCCGGGCGGCTGGGCGTGGTCCAGGGCCTGGCCGGCGCCGGGAAGACCGCCCTGGCCGTACGCGCCGCCCACGAGCTGGCCGCGGAGTACCCGGGCGGGTCGGTGTTCGTACCCATGGGCGGGGGGACGTCCGACGGGCCGGCGGAGGCCGCCCGGGCGGTGCGGGTCCTGGCCGAGGCGCTCGGAGCGTCGCCGACGAGCGACCACCCCGTGTCGGGCTGGTCGACCCTGCCGCCCGGCCGCCGGGTCCTGGTCGTCCTCGACGACGTGGCGACCGCCGCGCAGGTACGCGTCCTCGGGCCGGTGCCCGCCGGCAGCGCCCTGATCGTCACCTCGCGGTCCGGGATGACCACCCTCGACGGCGCCGCCCGGGTCTCGGTCGGTGCGCTGGACACCGAGGACGCGCTCGACGTGCTGCGCTACCACCTCGGCTCCGAGCGGGTGGACGCCGAGCCCGAGGCGGCGCGGACGCTGGTGCAGCGCTGCGACGCGCTGCCCCTGGCCCTGCGGATCGCGGCCGCCCGGCTGGCGACCCGGCAGAACTGGTCCCTCGCCGCCTTCGCCGCCCGGCTAGCCGATCCCGCCGGCCGCCTCGACGCCCTGGCCTGCGAGTCGATGACCATGCGGGACTGCCTCGCCGGCGCGGTGCGGGTGCTGTCCCGGTACGGCGACGGCGACGGTGACGGCCTGGCGCTGCGGGCGCTGAGCCTGCTCAGCCGGCTGGACCGGGGCACGGTCAGCGTGTCGAACCTCGCCGCGCTGTCGGGCCAGCCGCCGGTCGCCGCCGAGGTCGCCGCCGAACGTCTGGTCGACGCGGGCCTCGCCGAGGCGCTGCCGGACGGCCGCTACCGCATCCCCGAACTCGTCCGGGCCCACGTGCGCGAGCTGGGCCGCAGCCCGGAGTGCGACCAGGTCGTCGCCCTGAACGCCCGACTGCCCACCACGACCGCCCGGCCGCAACGGTGA
- a CDS encoding ClpP family protease — MIGLDVRMLDGGQPSFGDQVFDRLLKERIIFLGTEVTDASANQICAQMLLLAAEDPERDIVLYINSPGGSVSAGMAVYDTMRFVRNDVATVALGFAGSMGQFLLCAGTAGKRYALPHSRIMMHQPSGGMGGTAADITIQAENMLHVKRTMQELIARHSGRSLEEIQRDWDRDRWFTAEEAREYGLIDRVVTKAEQLPAS; from the coding sequence ATGATCGGTCTCGACGTGCGGATGCTGGACGGTGGACAGCCGTCCTTCGGTGACCAGGTGTTCGATCGGCTGCTGAAGGAGCGGATCATCTTTCTCGGCACCGAGGTGACCGACGCCTCGGCGAACCAGATCTGCGCGCAGATGCTGCTGCTCGCCGCCGAGGACCCGGAGCGGGACATCGTGCTCTACATCAACTCGCCGGGCGGCTCGGTGAGCGCGGGCATGGCCGTCTACGACACGATGCGGTTCGTCCGCAACGACGTGGCCACGGTCGCGCTGGGCTTCGCCGGCTCGATGGGGCAGTTCCTGCTCTGCGCGGGCACGGCCGGCAAGCGTTACGCATTGCCCCACTCGCGGATCATGATGCACCAGCCCTCCGGCGGGATGGGCGGCACCGCCGCCGACATCACCATCCAGGCGGAGAACATGCTGCACGTGAAGCGGACCATGCAGGAGCTGATCGCCCGGCACAGCGGGCGCAGCCTGGAGGAGATCCAGCGGGACTGGGACCGCGACCGGTGGTTCACCGCCGAGGAGGCCCGCGAGTACGGCCTGATCGACCGGGTGGTCACGAAGGCCGAGCAGCTTCCGGCGAGCTGA
- a CDS encoding potassium channel family protein, with the protein MIHFPAQRRGPLSALSLRLAAAIGLVFATVAVVYLDRAGYRDVNGDGMTLLDCFYYTVVTLSTTGYGDIAPVSQSARLINVVYITPARVIFLIILVGTTLEVLTEQYRTGRRLSRWRRAVKDHVIICGYGTKGRSAVSALLENGLDKSRIVVVERSGPALRQATSAGLVAIEGSATRSSVLNEAHVRNAKAVIIATDSDDASVLVALTVRQLTAGQVRIIAAAREAENAPLLKQSGAHHVIVSSATAGRLLGLSTSAPPLIDVVEDLLTPGQGMALAMRSAERSEVGRSPRELDSLVIALVRRGKVVTLADKAGAVIETGDMLVHVRDDRPQATAAP; encoded by the coding sequence GTGATCCACTTTCCCGCGCAGCGACGGGGCCCCCTGAGCGCGCTGAGTCTCCGGCTCGCCGCCGCCATCGGTCTGGTCTTCGCCACCGTCGCCGTGGTCTACCTCGACCGCGCCGGCTACCGCGACGTCAACGGTGACGGGATGACCCTCCTCGACTGCTTCTACTACACGGTGGTCACCCTCTCGACCACGGGCTACGGGGACATCGCCCCGGTCAGCCAGAGCGCCCGGCTGATCAACGTCGTCTACATCACGCCGGCCCGGGTGATCTTCCTGATCATCCTGGTCGGCACCACCCTGGAAGTGCTGACCGAGCAGTACCGCACCGGGCGTCGCCTGTCGCGGTGGAGGAGAGCCGTGAAGGACCACGTCATCATCTGCGGCTACGGCACGAAGGGCCGCAGCGCGGTCTCCGCCCTGCTGGAGAACGGGCTCGACAAGTCCCGGATCGTGGTGGTGGAGCGCAGCGGTCCCGCGCTGCGGCAGGCCACCTCGGCCGGCCTGGTGGCGATCGAGGGCTCGGCGACCCGCTCGTCGGTGCTCAACGAGGCGCACGTCCGCAACGCCAAGGCGGTGATCATCGCGACGGACAGCGACGACGCCTCGGTCCTGGTGGCCCTGACCGTACGGCAGCTCACCGCCGGGCAGGTACGGATCATCGCCGCCGCCCGCGAGGCGGAGAACGCCCCGCTGCTCAAGCAGAGCGGTGCCCACCACGTGATCGTCTCCTCGGCCACCGCCGGCCGGCTGCTGGGCCTGTCCACCTCGGCGCCGCCGCTGATCGACGTGGTGGAGGACCTGCTCACCCCCGGCCAGGGTATGGCGCTGGCGATGCGTTCCGCCGAGCGCTCCGAGGTGGGCCGCTCCCCCCGCGAGCTGGACTCGCTGGTCATCGCGCTGGTCCGGCGGGGCAAGGTGGTCACCCTGGCGGACAAGGCCGGCGCGGTCATCGAGACCGGCGACATGCTGGTGCACGTACGCGACGACCGCCCCCAGGCGACGGCGGCCCCCTGA
- a CDS encoding non-ribosomal peptide synthetase, translated as MTTTAGTQLAAETAPERLPITESQKGLLVVNERSPGRAVYNQLVRFDIDPSIPDETIERALATVVAVQPAMRQVFGLLPEMHARLTPPPRAEDFPLERVTARRRDFEEAVGAAQRRIGRPEFDLANGPAYRFAIVRCLDEPRVAVLMCDHHIILDGVSMGPLVRDLQEALSGRLAGAEIEQRRAAREKAFVKELAAQNRTATSDRVVERSREWAARLREVPPLVLAPLPGRAAQTEFTGDRVSWYLSQAETAALSETCRRLEISPFVFFSGIYGTVLARHANVSSVLVGSPFMARRTIGAFDLGGFFVNTLPVTVDVEWSRTVDEHLGKVVRESIDFCRANVDVTFNRLVADVRPDRSSNRNPLFSAMLAMQDTFTPEPGGAVLRVLEPGNGTAKFDLWLGATPVDGRWLLELEYDRQLIAPVVADGLLTSLRDAVRGAVSDGSCRLGDLFADASAAASVRSDGWTSPLTGDTPWDWVSAAARRRPDAPAIEDPTRRLDYRQLLAEAERISAGLAAHGVGPRAVVGLAATTLCDTVTAILAILGRGAAYLPLDPGLPAERLEYMVRRAGCEFVVGEALVPDVPTVAVADLAATTEPVPESLADPAAPIYVMYTSGSTGQPKGVQMGHGPLANLTSWQIAALAMDAETRFLQYAPLGFDVSFQEILPTLAAGGTVVSREPADRRMFTAVLSRIATTEVTHVYLPVAALRPLVQTAAARGTRLPALRYLCVSGEQLTVDDEIRDFFLAHPHCTLVNLYGPTETHAVTSHRLSYRDAVWPTHVPIGQPYPGVSAYVVDATGHLAPPGVAGELLLGGDCPADGYINDPEITAERFVPDRFCGTAGGTVYRTGDLVVRDDRGDLVFLGRMDTQVKIRGYRIELGEIETVANQVDGVRQAVAVVRGTGADRELGLFVRPDADRTVDPEQVRQRLTTALPVYMRPLWIFPVDRVPTTPTGKTDRDALLRIADELLVEQQSADTTEVTYADKLERELAGLWGGVLDVEGIRPDRPLIEYGAHSLNIFTTLAEVQERYGVAVPLVDFFAAPTVATLAGLVRGARGGDAAVTP; from the coding sequence GTGACCACGACGGCCGGGACCCAGCTCGCGGCGGAGACCGCCCCGGAGCGGCTGCCGATCACCGAATCGCAGAAGGGGCTGCTGGTCGTCAACGAACGCTCACCCGGGCGCGCCGTCTACAACCAGCTCGTCCGGTTCGACATCGACCCGTCGATCCCCGACGAGACGATCGAGCGCGCGCTCGCCACGGTCGTCGCCGTTCAGCCGGCCATGCGCCAGGTGTTCGGGCTGCTGCCCGAGATGCACGCCCGGCTCACCCCGCCCCCACGGGCGGAGGACTTCCCGCTCGAACGGGTCACGGCCCGCCGACGCGACTTCGAGGAGGCGGTCGGCGCGGCCCAGCGGCGCATCGGCCGACCGGAGTTCGACCTGGCCAACGGCCCCGCGTACCGGTTCGCCATCGTCCGGTGCCTCGACGAGCCCCGCGTGGCGGTCCTCATGTGCGACCACCACATCATCCTCGACGGCGTGTCGATGGGGCCCCTGGTACGCGACCTCCAGGAGGCGCTGTCCGGACGCCTCGCCGGGGCGGAGATCGAGCAGCGGCGCGCCGCCCGCGAGAAGGCCTTCGTCAAGGAGCTGGCGGCGCAGAACCGCACCGCCACCTCCGACCGCGTCGTCGAACGGTCCCGGGAGTGGGCGGCCCGGCTACGGGAGGTCCCGCCCCTGGTGCTGGCGCCCCTGCCCGGGCGCGCCGCGCAGACGGAGTTCACCGGCGACCGGGTGAGCTGGTACCTCAGCCAGGCCGAGACGGCAGCGCTGTCGGAGACCTGCCGGCGGCTGGAGATCTCCCCGTTCGTCTTCTTCTCCGGCATCTACGGCACCGTGCTGGCCCGGCACGCCAACGTGTCCAGCGTCCTCGTCGGCAGCCCGTTCATGGCCCGCCGCACGATCGGCGCGTTCGACCTCGGCGGATTCTTCGTCAACACGCTGCCGGTCACCGTCGACGTGGAGTGGAGCCGCACCGTCGACGAGCATCTCGGCAAGGTGGTCCGGGAGTCCATCGACTTCTGCCGCGCGAACGTCGACGTCACCTTCAACCGCCTCGTCGCCGACGTACGGCCCGACCGGTCCAGCAACCGCAACCCGCTGTTCTCGGCGATGCTCGCCATGCAGGACACCTTCACGCCGGAGCCGGGCGGAGCGGTGCTGCGGGTCCTGGAGCCCGGCAACGGCACCGCCAAGTTCGACCTCTGGCTGGGCGCCACCCCGGTCGACGGCCGCTGGCTGCTCGAACTCGAGTACGACCGGCAGCTCATCGCGCCGGTGGTCGCCGACGGGCTGCTCACCTCGCTGCGCGACGCCGTACGCGGGGCGGTCTCCGACGGCTCGTGCCGGCTCGGTGACCTCTTCGCCGACGCCTCCGCCGCCGCCAGCGTCCGCTCCGACGGCTGGACCAGCCCACTGACCGGCGACACGCCGTGGGACTGGGTGTCGGCGGCGGCCCGGCGGCGGCCCGACGCCCCGGCGATCGAGGACCCGACCCGCCGGCTCGACTACCGCCAACTGCTGGCCGAGGCCGAGCGGATCAGCGCCGGGCTCGCCGCGCACGGGGTCGGCCCCCGGGCCGTGGTTGGTCTGGCCGCGACGACCCTCTGCGACACGGTGACCGCCATCCTGGCCATCCTCGGCCGGGGCGCGGCGTACCTCCCGCTGGACCCGGGGCTGCCCGCCGAGCGGCTGGAGTACATGGTCCGGCGGGCCGGCTGCGAGTTCGTCGTCGGCGAGGCGCTGGTGCCCGACGTGCCCACGGTCGCGGTGGCGGACCTGGCCGCCACGACGGAGCCGGTGCCCGAATCGCTGGCCGACCCCGCCGCCCCGATCTACGTCATGTACACGTCGGGCTCCACCGGGCAGCCCAAGGGCGTCCAGATGGGACACGGCCCGCTGGCCAACCTCACGAGCTGGCAGATCGCGGCCCTCGCCATGGACGCCGAGACCCGCTTCCTCCAGTACGCCCCGCTCGGCTTCGACGTCTCCTTCCAGGAGATCCTGCCGACCCTGGCCGCCGGCGGGACGGTGGTCTCCCGCGAGCCGGCCGACCGGCGGATGTTCACCGCCGTGCTCAGCCGGATCGCCACCACCGAGGTGACGCACGTGTACCTGCCGGTCGCGGCGCTGCGTCCCCTGGTGCAGACCGCCGCCGCCCGGGGCACCCGGCTGCCCGCGCTGCGCTACCTCTGCGTCTCCGGCGAGCAGCTCACCGTCGACGACGAGATCCGCGACTTCTTCCTCGCCCACCCGCACTGCACCCTGGTCAACCTGTACGGCCCCACCGAGACCCACGCGGTCACGTCGCACCGGTTGTCGTACCGGGACGCGGTGTGGCCGACCCACGTGCCGATCGGTCAGCCGTACCCGGGGGTGAGCGCGTACGTGGTCGACGCCACCGGCCACCTCGCCCCGCCCGGCGTCGCCGGCGAGCTGCTCCTGGGCGGGGACTGCCCCGCCGACGGCTACATCAACGACCCGGAGATCACGGCCGAGAGGTTCGTGCCCGACCGCTTCTGCGGCACTGCCGGCGGGACCGTGTACCGCACCGGGGACCTCGTGGTCCGCGACGACCGGGGTGACCTGGTCTTCCTGGGGCGGATGGACACCCAGGTCAAGATCCGGGGATACCGGATCGAGCTGGGCGAGATCGAGACCGTCGCGAACCAGGTCGACGGCGTGCGACAGGCGGTCGCGGTGGTCCGGGGCACCGGCGCCGACCGGGAACTCGGGCTGTTCGTCCGGCCCGACGCGGACCGCACCGTCGACCCTGAGCAGGTCCGCCAACGGCTGACCACGGCGCTGCCGGTCTACATGCGCCCACTGTGGATCTTCCCGGTCGACCGGGTCCCGACGACACCGACCGGCAAGACCGACCGCGACGCGCTGCTGCGGATCGCCGACGAGCTGCTGGTCGAGCAGCAGAGCGCCGACACCACCGAGGTCACGTACGCCGACAAGCTGGAGCGCGAGCTGGCCGGGCTGTGGGGCGGGGTGCTCGACGTCGAGGGCATCCGGCCGGACCGCCCGCTCATCGAGTACGGCGCCCACTCGCTGAACATCTTCACCACCCTCGCCGAGGTGCAGGAACGCTACGGGGTGGCCGTGCCCCTGGTCGACTTCTTCGCCGCGCCCACCGTGGCCACCCTGGCCGGGCTCGTCCGCGGGGCGCGGGGCGGCGACGCGGCGGTGACGCCGTGA
- a CDS encoding amino acid adenylation domain-containing protein: protein MSTAGPTLYQGFTDTVRRHPDAPALRVAGHELTYAELLDRVERLAGRLVDLHGRPPRVVGLCASRSLAAYVGYLAALRLAATVVPLGPDTPAERIRRTCAHAGVDALIADDAGRRVADEAAGPVGVLHLPDTPEHRWYDVPAERWTQAYAGGPDDVAYTLFTSGSTGTPKGVPVRHRNLTPYLAHCIEAYQVGPGSRLSQTFELTFDPSVFDMFVAWLSGALLVVAAPGDALAPVRYVNDNGITHWFSVPSVVSLARRLRSLRPGSMPGLRWSLFAGEQLTLTQARAWADAAPGSTLENLYGPTELTVTCTRYQLPADPARWPRTSNDTVPIGRIHPHLEGVLLAADGVAGDDGELCVRGSQRFDGYLDPAQNHGRFVDHDGRRTTPVDGPPGPASWYRTGDRVRREDGELVHLGRLDDQVKIHGYRIELGEIESVLRRHPGVHDVVVLALPAGAGEVELHALYTCDTVAEPALAVLVADHLPPYMAPARYHRVEFFPVNANGKVDRRRLAADVGLV from the coding sequence GTGAGCACGGCCGGCCCGACCCTCTACCAGGGGTTCACCGACACGGTCCGCCGGCATCCCGACGCCCCGGCGCTGCGCGTCGCCGGGCACGAGCTCACGTACGCCGAACTCCTGGACCGGGTCGAGCGGCTGGCCGGCCGGCTGGTCGACCTGCACGGCCGCCCGCCCCGGGTCGTCGGGCTCTGCGCGTCGCGCAGCCTCGCGGCGTACGTCGGCTATCTCGCCGCGCTGCGCCTGGCGGCGACCGTCGTGCCGCTCGGCCCCGACACGCCGGCGGAACGGATCCGGCGCACCTGCGCCCACGCCGGGGTGGACGCCCTGATCGCCGACGACGCCGGCCGCCGGGTGGCCGACGAGGCGGCCGGGCCCGTCGGCGTCCTGCACCTGCCCGACACCCCCGAGCACCGCTGGTACGACGTGCCGGCCGAGCGGTGGACGCAGGCGTACGCCGGCGGCCCCGACGACGTCGCCTACACCCTGTTCACCTCCGGCTCCACCGGCACGCCCAAGGGGGTGCCGGTCCGGCACCGCAACCTGACCCCCTACCTCGCGCACTGCATCGAGGCCTACCAGGTGGGCCCGGGCTCGCGGCTGTCGCAGACCTTCGAGCTGACCTTCGACCCGTCGGTGTTCGACATGTTCGTCGCCTGGCTGTCCGGGGCGCTGCTGGTGGTCGCCGCGCCCGGCGACGCCCTGGCCCCCGTCCGCTACGTCAACGACAACGGGATCACCCACTGGTTCTCCGTACCGTCGGTGGTCTCCCTGGCCCGCCGCCTGCGCAGCCTGCGACCCGGCAGCATGCCGGGCCTGCGCTGGAGCCTCTTCGCCGGCGAGCAGCTCACCCTGACCCAGGCGCGGGCGTGGGCGGACGCCGCGCCGGGCAGCACCCTGGAGAACCTGTACGGGCCGACCGAACTCACCGTCACCTGCACCCGCTACCAGCTCCCCGCCGATCCGGCGCGCTGGCCCCGCACCAGCAACGACACCGTGCCGATCGGGCGGATCCACCCGCACCTGGAGGGGGTCCTGCTGGCGGCCGACGGGGTCGCCGGGGACGACGGCGAGCTCTGCGTACGGGGCAGCCAGCGGTTCGACGGCTACCTCGACCCCGCGCAGAACCACGGCCGGTTCGTCGACCACGACGGCCGCCGGACGACGCCGGTCGACGGCCCGCCCGGCCCGGCGAGCTGGTACCGGACGGGGGACCGGGTCCGACGGGAGGACGGCGAACTGGTCCACCTGGGCCGGCTCGACGACCAGGTCAAGATCCACGGATACCGGATCGAGCTGGGCGAGATCGAGTCCGTCCTGCGCCGACATCCGGGGGTGCACGACGTCGTCGTCCTGGCGCTGCCCGCCGGGGCCGGGGAGGTCGAGCTGCACGCGCTCTACACCTGCGACACGGTGGCGGAGCCGGCGTTGGCCGTGCTGGTGGCCGACCACCTGCCGCCCTACATGGCGCCTGCGCGCTACCACCGGGTCGAGTTCTTCCCGGTCAACGCGAACGGCAAGGTCGACCGCCGGCGGCTCGCAGCCGACGTCGGGCTGGTCTGA
- a CDS encoding RidA family protein — protein sequence MIETMQMRPINPESVPEATGGYHNALEVQTAGRMLFISGQIPQTRDGHVPAGPEAQCRLVWDNIRAVLADAGMGVDNLVKVTTFLADRRHADVNTKVRNEVLGAHRPALTVIVTGIFDPEWIIEIEAIAVA from the coding sequence GTGATCGAGACCATGCAGATGAGGCCGATCAACCCCGAGTCGGTGCCGGAGGCCACGGGCGGTTACCACAACGCGCTGGAGGTCCAGACCGCCGGACGGATGCTGTTCATCAGCGGGCAGATCCCCCAGACCCGGGACGGCCACGTCCCGGCCGGCCCCGAGGCCCAGTGCCGACTGGTCTGGGACAACATCCGGGCCGTGCTCGCCGATGCGGGCATGGGCGTCGATAACCTGGTCAAGGTCACCACCTTCCTGGCCGACCGCCGGCACGCCGACGTCAACACCAAGGTCCGCAACGAGGTGCTCGGCGCGCACCGCCCGGCCCTGACGGTGATCGTCACCGGGATCTTCGACCCGGAGTGGATCATCGAGATCGAGGCGATCGCCGTCGCCTGA
- a CDS encoding MFS transporter — translation MATAQPTVQADPPGARRNEWILVIFTGTTNIADAVARIALPLLAAQISRSPVVVTAVAAIMSLPWLVAALHVGVFVDRMDRRSLLMGAEIARMLSVGALLVAVLAASPTLALIYAAALVIGLADVVAGIAGASIVPSAVPKHRWETANARITALEYLFNGFAGQPIGGFLVAIGFGLALGVTGFAYVAGAVLLLLLVGNFKVAATARKRSVNEDIREGLQFLWQHRLLRTMALLIAIMAGCWAAWLALIPVYAVGGPLGLDERQYGFLLTCLGAGGVIGTVIVGPVNRWIGRRWSMFTDIVGAFALVAAPALLPAAPSSAWVIGAAAFIAGAGGTMWTVNSRFITQSLVPADMLGRFSAASRLVAWGMTPVAAILAGILAQVFSYQVAFGFFAVLCVLLIYPFFKVVTRERIAEVDGPAEPAAAPAPDGGAGAADDGGDLPEAATTGGSR, via the coding sequence GTGGCCACAGCTCAACCCACAGTGCAGGCGGATCCGCCCGGAGCCAGGCGAAACGAATGGATTCTGGTCATCTTCACGGGCACCACGAACATCGCCGACGCGGTGGCCCGGATCGCCCTCCCGCTGCTCGCCGCCCAGATCAGCCGTTCGCCCGTCGTGGTCACCGCCGTCGCGGCCATCATGAGCCTGCCGTGGCTGGTGGCCGCGCTGCACGTCGGGGTCTTCGTCGACCGGATGGACCGGCGGTCGCTGCTGATGGGCGCCGAGATCGCCCGGATGCTCTCCGTCGGCGCGCTCCTCGTCGCCGTGCTCGCCGCGAGCCCGACCCTGGCGCTGATCTACGCCGCCGCACTGGTCATCGGCCTGGCCGACGTGGTGGCCGGCATCGCCGGAGCCTCCATCGTCCCGTCGGCCGTGCCGAAACACCGGTGGGAGACCGCCAACGCGCGGATCACGGCCCTGGAGTACCTGTTCAACGGGTTCGCCGGGCAGCCGATCGGCGGCTTCCTGGTGGCGATCGGATTCGGCCTGGCCCTCGGCGTCACCGGCTTCGCCTACGTGGCCGGCGCGGTCCTGCTGCTCCTGCTCGTCGGCAACTTCAAGGTGGCTGCCACCGCCCGCAAGCGTTCGGTCAACGAGGACATCCGTGAGGGCCTCCAGTTCCTCTGGCAGCACCGGCTGCTCCGGACGATGGCCCTGCTCATCGCGATCATGGCCGGCTGCTGGGCGGCGTGGCTCGCCCTCATCCCGGTCTACGCCGTGGGTGGTCCGCTCGGGCTCGACGAGCGGCAGTACGGCTTCCTGCTCACCTGCCTCGGCGCGGGCGGGGTGATCGGCACCGTCATCGTCGGGCCGGTCAACCGGTGGATCGGCCGGCGCTGGTCCATGTTCACCGACATCGTCGGCGCCTTCGCCCTCGTGGCGGCCCCCGCGCTGCTGCCCGCCGCGCCGTCCAGCGCCTGGGTCATCGGCGCCGCGGCGTTCATCGCCGGCGCCGGCGGCACGATGTGGACGGTCAACTCGCGGTTCATCACGCAGTCGCTGGTGCCGGCCGACATGCTCGGTCGGTTCAGCGCGGCGAGCCGCCTCGTGGCCTGGGGCATGACCCCGGTCGCCGCGATCCTCGCCGGCATCCTCGCCCAGGTCTTCTCCTACCAGGTGGCGTTCGGCTTCTTCGCGGTGCTCTGCGTACTGCTGATCTACCCGTTCTTCAAGGTGGTCACCCGCGAGCGGATCGCGGAGGTCGACGGCCCGGCCGAGCCGGCCGCCGCCCCGGCGCCCGACGGGGGCGCCGGCGCCGCCGACGACGGGGGGGACCTGCCGGAGGCGGCGACGACCGGCGGCTCCCGGTGA
- a CDS encoding acyl carrier protein has protein sequence MTTPADLDTTIAKYASVAFDDSTPLLEAGLESLSLLRLAVELANDDDAEIDATRLVDLRTVGDLKQWLRELSAVGAETGGAR, from the coding sequence ATGACGACTCCAGCTGACCTCGACACGACGATCGCGAAGTACGCGTCGGTGGCCTTCGACGACTCGACCCCCCTGCTGGAGGCCGGACTCGAATCGCTGTCCCTGCTGCGGCTCGCCGTCGAGCTGGCCAACGACGACGACGCCGAGATCGACGCCACCCGCCTCGTGGACCTGCGCACGGTGGGTGACCTCAAGCAGTGGCTACGCGAGCTGAGCGCCGTGGGCGCCGAGACCGGAGGCGCACGGTGA
- a CDS encoding helix-turn-helix domain-containing protein: MSLLRRVIGGVLRRLRLRQGRTLREVAEAAGVSVPYLSEVERGRKEASSEVLAAICRALGIHLSDLLEEARDDLRRVEPRIPSAPRAGLSRLERAEGGRPDATTPVAWVGPRTGGPLLHLAPRTGGPTLRVGQPASAVGGRRGPRTRVALGCARTRAGARASTLV; the protein is encoded by the coding sequence ATGTCGTTGCTGCGACGAGTGATCGGCGGGGTGCTGCGTCGGTTGCGGCTGCGGCAGGGCCGCACGCTGCGCGAGGTGGCCGAGGCGGCCGGGGTCTCGGTGCCCTACCTGTCCGAGGTCGAACGCGGCCGCAAGGAGGCCTCCTCGGAGGTGCTGGCGGCGATCTGCCGGGCGCTCGGCATCCACCTGTCCGACCTGCTCGAGGAGGCGCGCGACGACCTGCGCCGCGTCGAGCCGCGCATTCCGTCCGCGCCCCGGGCCGGCCTGTCCCGGCTGGAGCGGGCGGAGGGTGGCCGGCCCGACGCCACCACCCCCGTCGCGTGGGTCGGCCCCCGCACCGGCGGCCCGCTGCTGCACCTGGCCCCACGCACGGGCGGTCCGACCCTCCGGGTCGGCCAGCCCGCCTCCGCCGTCGGCGGTCGCCGCGGTCCGCGTACCCGTGTCGCGCTCGGCTGCGCGCGGACGCGGGCGGGCGCGCGGGCATCGACCCTCGTCTAG